One stretch of Akkermansia sp. RCC_12PD DNA includes these proteins:
- the hisH gene encoding imidazole glycerol phosphate synthase subunit HisH — protein MKLGVIDYGAGNLRSVLNTFEAAGVHGHLVRTPEEAEGITHLVLPGVGAFGDCAEKLRRQGLAPLIREWIEADRPFLGICVGYQVLFESGEENEGVPGLALFKGRVVRFPESELKVPHMGWNRLSLSHPSDSVWQGMGEDPYFYFVHSYHPVPEDGSLVAASCTYGVRFAAAIRRGNLVATQFHPEKSQKLGVQLLKNFVSL, from the coding sequence ATGAAACTCGGTGTGATTGATTACGGGGCGGGCAATCTCCGCAGTGTGCTGAATACGTTTGAAGCCGCCGGAGTGCACGGCCATCTGGTCCGCACGCCGGAGGAGGCGGAGGGCATTACACATCTGGTGCTGCCGGGCGTAGGCGCGTTCGGAGACTGCGCTGAAAAGCTCCGCCGCCAGGGGCTGGCCCCCTTGATCCGGGAGTGGATTGAGGCGGACAGGCCTTTTCTGGGCATTTGCGTAGGTTATCAGGTTCTCTTTGAGAGCGGGGAGGAAAATGAAGGAGTGCCCGGACTGGCCCTCTTCAAGGGCCGTGTGGTGCGTTTCCCTGAATCTGAGCTCAAGGTGCCCCACATGGGCTGGAACCGCCTTTCCCTGTCCCATCCGTCGGATTCCGTCTGGCAGGGCATGGGGGAAGATCCCTATTTCTATTTTGTGCATTCCTACCATCCCGTTCCGGAAGACGGTTCCCTGGTTGCGGCCTCCTGTACCTACGGAGTGCGTTTTGCAGCCGCCATCAGGCGCGGAAACCTGGTAGCCACGCAATTCCACCCGGAAAAAAGCCAGAAGCTGGGAGTGCAGCTGCTGAAAAACTTTGTTTCCCTGTAG
- the hisB gene encoding imidazoleglycerol-phosphate dehydratase HisB: protein MRNASCKRVTGETDISLELNLDGTGCAAVATGHAFFDHMLDLLARHSLMDMTLQARGDLEVDAHHTVEDVGIVLGECIKNALGDKKGIVRYGCSHLPMDETLTRVVMDLSNRPYVVFRLPEGGLPDAPNFPLTLCEEFCRALANNLRCNLHVEVLYGRDGHHIAESVFKGIAHALRQAAAIDPRAAGTLPSTKGML, encoded by the coding sequence ATGAGGAATGCTTCTTGCAAACGAGTCACGGGTGAAACGGACATCAGCCTGGAACTGAATCTGGATGGCACGGGATGCGCCGCCGTTGCCACGGGCCACGCGTTTTTTGACCATATGCTGGATTTGCTGGCACGTCATTCCTTGATGGACATGACCCTGCAGGCCAGGGGAGACCTGGAGGTGGACGCCCATCACACGGTGGAGGATGTAGGCATTGTGCTGGGAGAATGCATCAAGAATGCCCTGGGGGACAAGAAGGGCATCGTGCGCTATGGCTGTTCCCATCTCCCCATGGACGAGACCCTTACGCGCGTGGTCATGGACCTGAGCAACCGCCCGTACGTGGTATTCCGCCTTCCGGAAGGCGGCCTTCCGGACGCACCCAACTTCCCGCTGACCCTTTGCGAGGAATTCTGCCGCGCCCTGGCGAACAACCTGCGCTGCAATCTGCATGTGGAAGTGCTTTACGGCAGGGACGGCCACCACATTGCGGAATCTGTCTTCAAGGGAATTGCTCATGCACTGCGGCAGGCCGCCGCCATTGATCCCAGGGCTGCCGGAACCCTCCCGTCAACCAAGGGCATGCTGTAA
- a CDS encoding 50S ribosomal protein L25, translated as MATSHSLKAEARACGSGNLKQLRSQGLVPGVVYGPGFDNVNIQVDAREFSRMLASAVSEHILVALDIDGKVVKVLLKEIQHNPITNACLHVDFQAVKDSTVIHSIVPVILEGDPAGVALGGVLDQTIHELSVTCQVKDLPESIKADVSGLKVGESLSIADLKLPAGVNTELAGDVIVAIVEAPRISSDEAAPAAAEAAAE; from the coding sequence ATGGCTACATCCCATTCCCTCAAGGCCGAAGCGAGAGCCTGCGGCTCCGGTAATCTGAAGCAACTTCGCAGTCAGGGACTCGTTCCCGGCGTGGTGTACGGTCCCGGTTTTGACAATGTCAATATCCAGGTTGACGCCCGCGAATTTTCCCGCATGCTGGCTTCCGCCGTTTCCGAACATATTCTGGTCGCTCTGGACATCGACGGCAAGGTTGTGAAGGTCCTCCTCAAGGAAATCCAGCACAACCCCATCACGAATGCCTGCCTGCATGTTGACTTCCAGGCTGTGAAGGACTCCACCGTCATCCACTCCATCGTTCCCGTGATTCTGGAAGGCGACCCTGCCGGCGTAGCCCTGGGCGGCGTGCTTGACCAGACCATTCATGAACTGTCTGTCACCTGCCAGGTCAAGGATCTGCCTGAATCCATCAAGGCTGACGTTTCCGGCCTGAAAGTCGGAGAAAGCCTGAGCATCGCTGATCTCAAGCTCCCTGCCGGCGTGAACACGGAACTGGCAGGCGACGTGATCGTGGCCATCGTGGAAGCCCCGCGCATTTCTTCTGACGAAGCCGCTCCCGCCGCCGCGGAAGCTGCTGCTGAATAA
- a CDS encoding ribose-phosphate pyrophosphokinase encodes MKIISGTAHRELAERIAQSVGIQLTDVTVNTFPDGESFVKINENIRGRDVFLIQPTCPPTNHNIMELCVMVDAARRASAGRITAVIPFFGYARQDRKDQPRVPITAKLVANLLTAAGVDRVLTMDLHAAQIQGFFDIPVDHLYAAPVLIRHLREHYVKDLNNLVVVSPDVGGVKMARAYSDALGAELAIVAKHRFNATHVEAMNVIGEVEGRDVVLIDDMTETAGTLCAAANILKERGAQRVFACVSHGVLGDMARDRISGSSIERVLTSDTVPMAHGPKVDCVSVGDLLGHAVQRIHDGESVSSLFDI; translated from the coding sequence ATGAAGATTATCAGCGGTACAGCACACAGAGAACTTGCGGAGCGCATTGCGCAAAGCGTAGGCATTCAGTTGACGGACGTCACGGTGAACACTTTCCCCGATGGAGAAAGTTTTGTAAAGATAAATGAAAACATCCGCGGCAGGGATGTTTTCCTCATTCAGCCCACCTGCCCGCCTACCAACCATAATATCATGGAATTGTGCGTGATGGTGGATGCCGCCCGCCGCGCCAGCGCCGGGCGCATCACGGCCGTGATCCCCTTCTTCGGGTATGCCCGCCAGGACCGCAAGGACCAGCCCCGCGTTCCCATCACCGCCAAGCTGGTGGCCAACCTGCTGACCGCCGCCGGAGTGGACCGCGTGCTGACCATGGACCTGCACGCCGCCCAGATCCAGGGCTTCTTCGACATTCCCGTGGACCATCTGTATGCCGCCCCCGTGCTGATCCGCCACTTGCGCGAACACTATGTAAAGGACCTCAACAACCTCGTCGTCGTTTCCCCGGACGTTGGCGGCGTGAAAATGGCCCGCGCGTATTCCGACGCCCTGGGCGCGGAACTGGCCATCGTCGCCAAGCACCGCTTCAACGCCACGCATGTGGAAGCCATGAACGTGATCGGCGAGGTGGAAGGGCGGGACGTCGTCCTGATTGACGACATGACGGAAACGGCCGGCACCCTGTGCGCCGCGGCCAACATCCTGAAGGAGCGCGGAGCCCAGCGCGTGTTTGCCTGCGTATCCCACGGCGTTCTGGGGGATATGGCCCGCGACCGCATTTCCGGCTCCTCCATCGAACGCGTGCTCACCTCCGACACCGTTCCCATGGCCCACGGCCCCAAGGTGGACTGCGTGAGCGTGGGCGATCTGCTGGGCCACGCCGTGCAGCGCATTCATGACGGAGAATCCGTATCATCATTGTTTGACATTTAG
- a CDS encoding exosortase/archaeosortase family protein, translated as MMDSSNPAAHEKFLTVPMLAALVSSGLLLAWPYLAIAEFGPGGSQNGFQWLFSAWNPETDYEHGWLVIPIIAFMLYHARHRIIRAPKRIDWRGLLLFVPACILLMLSFRVGQPRVAMGALPLILLGGAWYLAGPQTARICAFPLLFFWLCIPLPSFQQATVELQIIATQFGHLGGSLFGVDTYLQGTNIRSTEGHWDAFNIAGGCSGMRSLMALIMLSAAWAYLSDLKFWKKCVLFLSAIPLAVIGNGVRIASIVVMAEYGDARFAAKTWHDWSGLLFFFPICLLGLACVHSLLAGEMIWNPFRRKKVVVKMNKAQ; from the coding sequence ATGATGGATTCCTCCAACCCCGCCGCGCATGAGAAATTTCTGACCGTCCCCATGCTCGCCGCCCTTGTTTCGAGCGGCCTGCTCCTCGCGTGGCCCTACCTGGCCATTGCCGAATTCGGCCCCGGCGGCAGCCAGAACGGCTTCCAGTGGCTTTTTTCCGCATGGAACCCGGAGACGGATTATGAACACGGCTGGCTGGTGATCCCCATCATCGCCTTCATGCTGTACCATGCCAGGCACCGCATCATCCGCGCGCCCAAACGCATCGACTGGCGCGGGCTCCTGCTGTTTGTCCCGGCCTGCATCCTGCTGATGCTTTCCTTCCGCGTAGGCCAGCCCCGCGTGGCCATGGGCGCCCTGCCCCTGATCCTGCTGGGAGGCGCATGGTACCTAGCCGGCCCCCAGACGGCCAGGATATGCGCCTTCCCGCTGCTCTTTTTCTGGCTGTGCATTCCGCTGCCTTCCTTCCAGCAGGCCACGGTAGAGCTGCAAATCATCGCCACGCAGTTCGGCCACCTGGGCGGCAGCCTTTTCGGGGTGGACACCTACCTCCAGGGCACCAATATCCGCTCCACGGAAGGACACTGGGACGCGTTCAACATAGCCGGCGGATGCAGCGGCATGCGCTCCCTGATGGCCCTGATCATGCTTTCCGCCGCATGGGCCTATCTCTCAGACCTGAAGTTCTGGAAAAAGTGCGTGCTTTTTCTCAGCGCCATTCCGCTGGCGGTGATCGGCAACGGCGTGCGCATCGCCAGCATCGTGGTGATGGCGGAATACGGAGACGCCCGGTTTGCGGCCAAAACCTGGCACGACTGGTCGGGCCTGCTTTTCTTTTTCCCCATCTGCCTGCTGGGGCTGGCCTGCGTCCATTCCCTGCTGGCCGGGGAAATGATCTGGAACCCATTCCGCCGCAAAAAGGTAGTCGTCAAAATGAACAAGGCCCAATAA
- a CDS encoding exosortase-associated EpsI family protein, whose product MKYQTLNILLLPFLLAAMLAGIYLMPRKGEVFDSSISMELPTGLNPDGWHGTRRQESEDERSILAADTEFSKADYLQQLPISVAAPEKAPALCRVSIVKSGHDLNNSIHRPERCLPAQGHFNLTGSTVQVPVEGRGMIAMTKLKSQQNVTPGQAKPTILDSMHYYVFIGHGHMTEDHLKRTMTDMKDRVLYGMDQRWSYFQVSTAYGDLVNLPEEDARKQTERLISQLLSKLVQWDELDR is encoded by the coding sequence ATGAAATACCAAACGCTCAACATCCTGCTTCTTCCCTTTCTGCTGGCCGCCATGCTCGCCGGCATTTACCTGATGCCCCGCAAGGGGGAGGTTTTCGACTCCTCCATCAGCATGGAACTGCCCACGGGACTGAATCCGGACGGCTGGCACGGCACGCGCCGCCAGGAGTCGGAAGACGAGCGCAGCATTCTTGCCGCGGATACGGAGTTTTCCAAAGCGGACTACCTCCAGCAGTTGCCCATCAGCGTCGCGGCCCCGGAAAAGGCTCCGGCCCTGTGCCGGGTTTCCATCGTCAAGTCCGGACATGACCTGAACAATTCCATCCACCGCCCGGAACGCTGCCTTCCGGCGCAGGGACATTTCAACCTGACGGGAAGCACGGTGCAAGTTCCCGTGGAAGGCCGCGGCATGATCGCCATGACCAAGCTCAAGTCCCAGCAGAACGTGACTCCGGGCCAGGCGAAGCCCACCATCCTGGACAGCATGCATTACTACGTTTTCATCGGCCACGGGCACATGACGGAAGACCACCTGAAACGCACCATGACGGACATGAAAGACAGGGTGCTTTATGGCATGGACCAGCGCTGGTCCTATTTCCAGGTGTCCACCGCCTACGGCGACCTGGTCAACCTGCCGGAAGAGGATGCCCGGAAGCAGACGGAACGCCTGATCAGCCAGCTTCTTTCCAAACTGGTGCAGTGGGACGAACTGGACCGGTAG
- a CDS encoding DOMON-like domain-containing protein, which yields MQAIIHQWAFNGSFDQLVSLPRQELVNDWFGYDVEPSAEFTFATDGQYLWFLAARNREATVHPDARPGQFQPELWRYDLAEWFLASGEGTNYWEFNLAPNGAWWACAFTDVRRANEDIPAPLAVDTECILTDEGWCAMARIPLNELRGVDIRDCKLAATFILETPDQIFLTTADDLSGEPDFHRPDCFSTPILK from the coding sequence ATGCAAGCAATCATTCATCAATGGGCTTTCAACGGGAGCTTTGACCAGCTCGTCTCCCTGCCCCGGCAGGAACTCGTCAATGACTGGTTCGGCTACGATGTGGAGCCAAGCGCGGAATTCACCTTTGCCACGGACGGCCAGTACCTCTGGTTCCTGGCCGCCCGCAACAGGGAAGCCACCGTGCATCCGGACGCCCGGCCCGGCCAGTTTCAGCCGGAATTGTGGCGGTATGACCTGGCCGAATGGTTCCTTGCCTCCGGTGAGGGGACCAATTACTGGGAATTCAACCTCGCCCCCAACGGAGCCTGGTGGGCCTGCGCCTTTACGGATGTGCGCCGCGCGAATGAAGACATTCCCGCTCCACTGGCCGTGGATACCGAATGCATCCTGACGGACGAAGGCTGGTGTGCCATGGCGAGAATTCCGCTGAATGAATTGCGGGGCGTGGACATCCGCGACTGCAAGCTGGCGGCTACGTTCATTCTGGAGACCCCGGACCAGATTTTCCTGACCACCGCGGACGATCTTTCCGGAGAACCTGATTTCCACCGCCCGGACTGCTTCTCCACGCCCATTCTGAAATAG